The proteins below are encoded in one region of Alistipes communis:
- a CDS encoding DUF4296 domain-containing protein → MKRFIYILVSGLLLACSGYKIIPDEQLALIFHDAFLSNAYMQHRGMRPDSLNLYEPIFAKYGYTTADVQYTIGNFSKRKSARLSDVVEQAIKLLETEAEHLDREVSILDTIDNVARRTFRRTLYADSLVRVTRLRDTARLRFVFDSIRPGDYTIAFDYLIDSLDENTQLRASVWFERADDRRVNVSPTYLTRRRAAEYRREMKADTSMRRLVLDLYEIRSPKPKRPHMTVRNLRVVYTPDAAEAVDSLFLRQLNIKIFADDFCNPLPAPDRVALPADSLGTAAPAAADAR, encoded by the coding sequence ATGAAACGATTTATATATATATTGGTATCGGGCCTGCTGCTGGCTTGTTCGGGATACAAGATCATCCCCGACGAGCAGCTCGCGCTCATCTTTCACGACGCATTCCTCTCGAATGCCTACATGCAGCATCGGGGGATGCGGCCCGATTCGCTGAATCTCTACGAGCCGATCTTCGCCAAGTACGGCTATACGACGGCCGACGTGCAGTATACGATCGGCAACTTCTCCAAGCGCAAGAGCGCCCGCCTGAGCGATGTGGTCGAGCAGGCGATCAAACTGCTCGAAACCGAGGCGGAGCATCTCGACCGCGAGGTGTCGATTCTGGATACGATCGACAACGTCGCGCGCCGCACGTTCCGCCGCACGCTCTACGCCGACTCGCTCGTCCGCGTCACGCGGCTGCGCGACACGGCGCGGCTCCGTTTCGTCTTCGACAGCATCCGTCCGGGCGACTATACGATCGCGTTCGACTATCTGATCGATTCGCTCGACGAGAATACGCAGCTGCGTGCCAGCGTCTGGTTCGAGCGGGCCGACGACCGTCGGGTCAATGTGTCGCCGACCTATCTGACACGCCGCCGTGCGGCGGAGTACCGCCGCGAGATGAAGGCCGACACTTCGATGCGGCGGCTGGTGCTCGATCTCTACGAGATCCGCAGTCCGAAACCCAAGCGACCGCACATGACCGTCCGCAATCTGCGGGTGGTCTATACCCCCGATGCCGCCGAGGCGGTCGACAGCCTCTTCCTGCGTCAGTTGAACATCAAGATTTTTGCCGATGATTTCTGTAACCCCCTCCCCGCGCCGGATCGCGTCGCACTACCTGCTGACTCGCTCGGGACTGCGGCCCCGGCCGCTGCTGACGCTCGCTGA
- a CDS encoding amidohydrolase family protein, with the protein MISVTPSPRRIASHYLLTRSGLRPRPLLTLADDGTVVGVDTWRDPDRQAGVEFYSGILLPGMVNAHCHLELSCLRGAIPAGGGFAAFARGMGAQRGRFDEEQRRRAIEAADARMWREGVAAVGDVANGESTFAVKARSAIRYRTFAELFGLQSVSTAPVDGLLRHAATSLTPHSTYSVPDALFRRICSGGDAPLSIHFMESPAEEALYRGEGELAAWYAERGWRCDFLHYGSPVERLVGSVPPTRSVLLVHNCCVTQRTIDRVTAHFTAPVWWCLCPGSNRYISGLRPPVELLRANGLNICVGTDSLASNGALSLVDELRLLGDGVPLAERLLWVTAGGAAALGFGDELGEIAPGRRPGVVVLEGIDFSAMRLLPESRTTRLA; encoded by the coding sequence ATGATTTCTGTAACCCCCTCCCCGCGCCGGATCGCGTCGCACTACCTGCTGACTCGCTCGGGACTGCGGCCCCGGCCGCTGCTGACGCTCGCTGACGACGGTACGGTCGTCGGCGTCGATACGTGGCGCGATCCCGACCGACAGGCTGGCGTGGAGTTCTACTCCGGCATCCTGCTGCCGGGGATGGTCAACGCCCACTGTCATTTGGAATTGTCCTGCCTGCGCGGTGCGATTCCCGCGGGCGGCGGGTTCGCCGCGTTCGCGCGGGGTATGGGCGCGCAGCGCGGACGGTTCGACGAGGAGCAGCGGCGGCGGGCGATCGAGGCGGCCGACGCCCGCATGTGGCGCGAGGGCGTGGCGGCCGTGGGCGACGTGGCCAATGGCGAGAGTACGTTCGCTGTGAAGGCGCGCAGCGCGATCCGCTACCGCACGTTCGCCGAACTTTTCGGCTTGCAGTCCGTGTCGACGGCCCCTGTCGACGGGCTGCTGCGCCATGCCGCCACGTCGCTCACGCCGCATTCGACCTATTCCGTCCCCGATGCGCTTTTCCGCAGAATTTGCAGCGGGGGCGACGCTCCGCTGTCGATCCATTTCATGGAGTCGCCGGCCGAGGAGGCGCTCTACCGCGGCGAAGGGGAGCTGGCGGCATGGTATGCCGAGCGGGGCTGGCGGTGCGATTTCCTGCATTACGGCTCGCCGGTCGAACGGCTCGTCGGGAGCGTCCCGCCCACTCGCAGCGTGCTGCTCGTCCACAATTGCTGCGTGACGCAGCGGACGATCGACCGCGTGACGGCGCACTTCACGGCACCCGTGTGGTGGTGCCTCTGCCCGGGCTCGAACCGGTATATCTCGGGATTGCGCCCGCCGGTGGAGCTGCTGCGGGCGAACGGGTTGAATATCTGTGTGGGAACCGATTCGCTGGCTTCGAACGGCGCGTTGTCGCTCGTCGACGAACTGCGTCTGCTGGGCGATGGGGTTCCGCTGGCCGAACGCCTGCTGTGGGTGACGGCGGGCGGTGCGGCGGCGTTGGGTTTCGGCGATGAACTGGGGGAGATCGCGCCGGGGCGGCGTCCGGGCGTTGTGGTGCTCGAAGGGATCGATTTTTCCGCGATGCGGCTGCTTCCCGAATCCCGGACGACGCGGTTGGCGTGA
- a CDS encoding fibronectin type III domain-containing protein, which yields MKKFGLFISIALLTAFVGCDSDDVEDPVVPAVSKPVVAVSENTPTSFGVEWDAVDEAAGYQYVVTESDAAGNTSEFCPETQTDKTSLRFDDAAAGAKYTVKVKALAAADSQLADSEYAEIFVETPAEGLSSQTFAFTVDDPVGYDSATVKVEPSIADETYFFAVVKSSLLLDKNSNAIIEMLKKDIEPESLVKGEQTIETKWLDPETAYVAVAFGYDADRGASTSVLSRSEKFSTAVDPRMSIDVSVMNAGDEAISAKCVPSGSGSYFVTAVKSADVAGMSDREILDAQLAALNAEIDKSGWDAVAAAQFRSGTSNYNASGLSIGTEYSVVAFGVQKSAAGKAEETTRLFKANTKTTSPEAKVQLTYVIDDGDKYVYVDPDFAGKAVMLFDLVPNEATAKWAVGLFYETVLEMPEADIIAFMLGDPANLYTDALTDRVVPLEWGEVLYVTTIGVNAAGVTGPLSMTRVEAVMDGNQGGDEPTPPTTERSNASVGLSNSLFNDEGNPAAQITFSPNSDCASFRFMIGYGPGLVEEAGEEAMIAAFGDESLNMSTNPEGLWYDSSVLQGSNGAVFTFVKDALGATVCNYALAYDAEGVPGKISVDTMQFPASLDDLPTSPSSAPTSSMMFHTRYRHLAAIELIDRTSRLKVSNLK from the coding sequence ATGAAGAAATTTGGACTTTTCATCTCAATTGCGTTGTTGACGGCCTTCGTCGGCTGCGACAGCGACGATGTGGAAGATCCGGTCGTTCCGGCGGTATCCAAACCCGTCGTAGCCGTCAGCGAGAACACCCCGACGTCGTTCGGAGTCGAGTGGGACGCTGTCGACGAGGCCGCCGGATATCAGTATGTGGTGACCGAAAGCGACGCTGCGGGAAACACGTCGGAGTTTTGTCCCGAAACCCAGACCGACAAGACGTCGCTGCGTTTCGACGATGCGGCCGCAGGTGCGAAATATACGGTCAAGGTGAAGGCGCTCGCAGCTGCCGACTCGCAGCTGGCCGATTCGGAATATGCCGAAATCTTCGTCGAGACGCCGGCCGAGGGACTTTCGTCGCAGACGTTCGCCTTCACGGTCGACGACCCCGTGGGGTACGACTCCGCGACGGTGAAGGTCGAGCCGTCGATCGCCGACGAGACCTATTTCTTCGCCGTGGTGAAGAGTTCGCTGCTGCTGGACAAGAACAGCAACGCCATTATCGAAATGCTCAAAAAGGATATCGAACCGGAGTCGCTGGTCAAGGGCGAACAGACGATCGAGACGAAATGGCTCGATCCCGAAACCGCCTATGTGGCCGTAGCGTTCGGTTACGATGCGGACAGGGGTGCTTCGACGTCGGTGCTGAGCCGTTCGGAGAAGTTCTCGACCGCCGTCGATCCCCGCATGTCGATCGATGTTTCGGTCATGAATGCGGGCGATGAGGCGATTTCGGCCAAGTGCGTCCCCTCCGGTTCGGGTTCCTATTTCGTGACGGCGGTCAAGTCGGCCGACGTGGCTGGGATGAGCGACCGCGAGATTCTGGACGCGCAGCTGGCTGCGCTCAATGCCGAGATCGACAAGTCGGGCTGGGATGCCGTCGCTGCCGCACAGTTCCGCAGCGGTACGAGCAACTACAACGCATCGGGTCTGAGCATCGGTACCGAGTACAGCGTCGTGGCGTTCGGCGTCCAGAAATCGGCGGCAGGCAAGGCCGAAGAGACCACGCGCCTGTTCAAGGCGAATACGAAGACTACTTCGCCGGAAGCGAAAGTGCAGCTTACCTATGTGATTGACGACGGTGATAAATATGTGTATGTCGATCCCGATTTCGCAGGTAAGGCCGTAATGTTATTCGATCTGGTTCCCAATGAAGCTACTGCGAAATGGGCAGTAGGCTTGTTCTATGAAACTGTTCTCGAAATGCCGGAAGCGGATATTATCGCTTTTATGCTGGGTGACCCTGCAAATTTGTATACCGATGCGTTGACAGATCGCGTTGTGCCTTTGGAGTGGGGTGAAGTACTTTACGTGACGACCATCGGAGTGAATGCCGCTGGTGTGACGGGGCCGCTTTCGATGACGCGTGTCGAAGCGGTCATGGATGGCAATCAGGGGGGCGATGAACCGACGCCGCCGACGACCGAGCGCAGCAATGCATCGGTGGGTTTGTCGAACAGTTTATTCAATGACGAAGGAAATCCTGCTGCACAAATTACCTTTTCTCCGAATTCGGATTGTGCGAGTTTCCGCTTCATGATCGGGTATGGACCCGGTTTGGTGGAGGAAGCCGGCGAAGAGGCGATGATCGCGGCATTCGGAGACGAATCGTTGAATATGAGTACCAATCCGGAGGGATTATGGTATGACAGCAGTGTTTTGCAAGGTAGCAATGGGGCCGTGTTTACCTTTGTAAAAGATGCTTTGGGGGCGACGGTCTGCAACTATGCTTTGGCCTATGATGCTGAGGGCGTACCTGGAAAAATCTCTGTGGATACGATGCAGTTCCCTGCTTCGCTCGATGATCTTCCCACATCGCCGAGTTCCGCTCCTACCAGTTCAATGATGTTCCATACTCGTTATCGGCATCTTGCTGCTATCGAATTGATAGATCGTACCTCTCGGCTCAAAGTCTCTAATCTTAAATAG